From a single Solirubrobacterales bacterium genomic region:
- a CDS encoding FAD-binding oxidoreductase — protein MVRGGNPPRRPGARDPGAGPTRIGELGFWQRSLGGAPVPREPLPGPVEVDVAIVGAGYTGLWTGWYLKRAEPSLEIAVIEAAFAGFGASGRNGGWVMGLCEGRPEVYEKGSSPEAVRRLYRELSGTVDEIGRVLAEERIEADFHKGGGLMVAIGDAQAERQAARAALDDPRSEGSAVRLLDAGELSERLRIAGARSALFRPDIARVHPAKLVRGLAEAVERLGVRIYESTPVGEIRPHLAVTERGEVKARWVVRATEAYTAGLVGQGRKLAPVASSMIVTEPLDDATWAEIGWEGMETVGDEANLFVYLQRTADGRIAIGGREGVSYRFGSETDFGATVSPATVEALQRRLTAMFPALGNCRIEHGWTGVIGVPRDWCVSVDADPKTGLAHAGGYSGEGVGSSNLAGRILTDLLLERRTGLTDLPWVGRQSPSWEPEPFRLAGIRSIYGLYRLADGIERRTGHPSRFTTAVNLISGRG, from the coding sequence ATGGTCCGCGGCGGAAATCCACCCCGGAGACCCGGTGCCCGGGATCCCGGGGCCGGACCGACCCGGATCGGGGAGCTTGGCTTCTGGCAGCGTTCACTGGGTGGGGCGCCGGTTCCGCGGGAGCCGCTGCCGGGACCGGTCGAGGTGGATGTGGCGATCGTCGGGGCCGGTTACACCGGTCTCTGGACCGGCTGGTACCTGAAACGGGCAGAGCCTTCGCTTGAGATCGCGGTGATCGAGGCCGCTTTCGCCGGGTTCGGGGCCTCGGGCCGAAACGGCGGCTGGGTGATGGGGCTCTGCGAGGGCCGGCCTGAGGTTTACGAGAAGGGGAGCTCCCCGGAGGCGGTACGGCGGCTCTACCGGGAGCTGTCCGGAACCGTGGACGAGATCGGCCGGGTACTGGCAGAGGAGAGAATCGAGGCGGATTTCCACAAGGGTGGCGGGCTGATGGTGGCGATCGGTGACGCCCAGGCGGAACGACAGGCGGCCCGGGCGGCGCTTGACGACCCGCGCTCAGAAGGGTCCGCCGTCCGGCTGCTCGATGCCGGGGAGCTGAGCGAACGGTTGCGGATCGCCGGGGCCCGCTCCGCCCTCTTCCGGCCGGATATCGCCCGGGTCCATCCGGCAAAACTGGTGCGGGGCCTGGCCGAGGCGGTCGAAAGGCTCGGGGTCAGGATCTACGAGTCCACCCCGGTCGGGGAGATCCGGCCGCATCTGGCGGTGACCGAACGGGGTGAGGTGAAGGCCCGCTGGGTGGTCCGGGCGACCGAGGCCTACACCGCGGGACTGGTCGGCCAGGGACGGAAGCTGGCCCCGGTCGCCAGCTCGATGATCGTCACCGAACCGCTGGACGATGCGACCTGGGCCGAGATCGGCTGGGAGGGGATGGAGACGGTCGGGGACGAGGCGAACCTGTTCGTTTACCTGCAGCGCACCGCCGACGGACGGATCGCGATCGGCGGCCGGGAAGGGGTTTCCTACCGCTTCGGTTCGGAAACGGATTTCGGGGCGACGGTGAGCCCGGCCACGGTCGAGGCGCTTCAACGGCGGCTGACCGCGATGTTCCCGGCTCTCGGGAACTGCCGGATCGAGCACGGCTGGACCGGGGTGATCGGGGTGCCGCGGGACTGGTGTGTGAGCGTCGATGCCGACCCGAAAACCGGGCTGGCCCACGCCGGCGGCTACAGCGGCGAGGGGGTCGGGTCGAGCAATCTCGCCGGCCGGATCCTCACCGACCTGCTGCTGGAGCGCCGGACCGGCCTGACCGATCTGCCCTGGGTCGGAAGGCAGTCCCCCTCCTGGGAGCCAGAACCGTTCCGCCTTGCCGGGATCCGCTCGATCTACGGGCTCTACCGGCTGGCCGACGGGATCGAGCGAAGAACGGGACACCCCTCAAGGTTCACCACCGCGGTCAACCTGATCTCCGGCCGGGGATAG